The Halobacterium sp. CBA1132 genome has a segment encoding these proteins:
- a CDS encoding M24 family metallopeptidase produces MRPAVLDSALADASADAFVVVGPADDPLVRAFSGAALPCRAAVVYAGRVAVVPERPLPDYVTVRADVSVLDPVATPAERLPDLVADSVLAPRSLPHDAALYLENAGVDVASTDAHLRARERKTDGELAALRDAQAAAEAGVAAAAKLLSEAADDPLADDAGDVTAERVRRSANAAMARAGADPETVVAAEGSIGASDPVPIRVTPRVDDYHGCLARTFVADSDGGWERRATLAGEYAVDAGIDIVDIGETTVAAAAEEVTAELGSYGFPPTAGTGTVHGVGLERRERPESEDAIEAGAVLAVRAELDAEKTVWVADLAVATEDGVERVGAFPRSVVPKPDY; encoded by the coding sequence ATGCGGCCCGCGGTGCTGGACAGCGCGCTCGCCGACGCGAGCGCTGACGCCTTCGTCGTCGTCGGCCCCGCCGACGACCCGCTCGTACGCGCCTTCAGCGGCGCCGCTCTCCCGTGCCGTGCGGCCGTCGTCTACGCCGGCCGCGTCGCCGTTGTCCCCGAGCGTCCGCTTCCCGACTACGTCACTGTCCGGGCCGACGTCTCTGTTCTCGACCCCGTAGCGACGCCCGCCGAGCGCCTCCCGGACCTCGTGGCCGACAGCGTGCTCGCTCCCCGCTCGCTCCCCCACGACGCCGCACTCTACCTCGAAAACGCCGGCGTCGACGTGGCCTCCACGGACGCCCACCTGCGCGCGAGAGAACGGAAGACCGACGGCGAACTCGCCGCGCTCCGGGACGCGCAGGCCGCCGCCGAGGCCGGAGTGGCGGCGGCCGCGAAACTCCTCTCGGAGGCCGCTGACGACCCGCTCGCGGACGACGCGGGCGACGTGACTGCCGAGCGCGTGCGCCGCAGCGCGAACGCAGCGATGGCGCGGGCGGGCGCTGACCCCGAGACGGTCGTCGCGGCCGAGGGGTCGATTGGAGCCAGCGACCCCGTTCCGATTCGCGTCACGCCCCGCGTTGACGACTACCACGGCTGTCTCGCGCGCACGTTCGTCGCGGACAGCGACGGCGGGTGGGAGCGCCGCGCGACGCTCGCCGGCGAGTACGCCGTCGACGCCGGCATCGACATCGTGGACATCGGGGAGACGACCGTCGCGGCGGCCGCGGAGGAAGTTACCGCAGAACTGGGGTCGTACGGGTTTCCGCCGACTGCGGGAACCGGCACAGTTCACGGCGTCGGCCTCGAACGCCGCGAGCGCCCCGAGAGCGAGGACGCAATCGAGGCGGGCGCGGTGCTGGCGGTTCGTGCAGAATTGGACGCCGAGAAGACGGTGTGGGTCGCGGACCTCGCGGTCGCCACCGAGGACGGCGTCGAGCGAGTCGGTGCCTTCCCGCGGTCGGTCGTCCCAAAGCCGGACTACTGA
- a CDS encoding riboflavin synthase translates to MFTGIIEETGTVERVVDEPDGRRIRIATGDLSGFQHGDSVSVGGVCLTVEEYGDNWFTAFTATETLEATTLDEVREGDEVNLERALPAEGRLDGHIVQGHVDTTTEVVAVEEVGEDWTFTFALPDGHEQYVAQKGSITLDGISLTVADVDDENGTFSVAVVPTTYDLTTLSERSPGDRVNVEVDVVAKYVERLDTY, encoded by the coding sequence GTGTTCACCGGCATCATCGAGGAGACCGGCACCGTCGAGCGCGTCGTCGACGAACCCGACGGCCGCCGCATCCGCATCGCGACGGGGGACCTGAGCGGCTTCCAGCACGGCGACAGCGTCAGCGTCGGCGGCGTCTGCCTCACTGTCGAGGAGTACGGAGATAATTGGTTCACCGCGTTCACCGCGACGGAGACGCTGGAAGCCACCACTCTCGACGAGGTCCGCGAGGGCGACGAAGTGAATCTCGAACGCGCGCTCCCTGCCGAGGGTCGCCTCGACGGCCACATCGTGCAGGGCCACGTCGACACCACCACCGAAGTCGTCGCCGTCGAGGAAGTCGGCGAGGACTGGACGTTCACGTTCGCGCTTCCGGACGGCCACGAGCAGTACGTCGCGCAGAAGGGCTCGATTACGCTCGACGGAATCAGCCTCACCGTCGCCGACGTCGACGACGAGAACGGGACGTTCTCGGTCGCGGTGGTGCCGACGACCTACGACCTCACGACGCTCTCCGAGCGGTCGCCCGGCGACCGCGTGAACGTCGAAGTCGACGTCGTCGCGAAGTACGTCGAACGCCTCGATACCTACTAA
- a CDS encoding PrsW family intramembrane metalloprotease, translating into MSTDRDPVQRANEGGEDLYDVATWEPRTTLDRFSSWLYGGIVTSARASVVALAVLIVLAQFAAALGLVFVDRPVVALYVLLSVVPALGMAAFVWKADVTKREPLELVVVTFAFGFLFAGFAAVLNTVFSGLFLGSVTADAPLWVTVLAPALYYFLIVGPVEETVKWLAIRLYAFRSDRFDAVVDGAVYGAVAGLGFATIENAIYIGREVVMAASAAGTTAAIDVGLQTAAVRTLAGPGHVIYSAFAGYYLGLAKFNPDDAGPIIVKGLVIAAVIHATYNTVVTNLGIVTDTLGLAPGLVFLGFVVVYDGTLFYVLYRKLVAYRAAYERTDAGRYDESERERTREDADFLVSGLDDEDSS; encoded by the coding sequence CCGGTTCTCGTCGTGGCTGTACGGCGGCATCGTGACGAGCGCGCGTGCGAGCGTCGTCGCGCTCGCAGTGCTCATCGTTCTCGCGCAGTTCGCGGCGGCGCTCGGCCTCGTGTTCGTCGACAGGCCGGTCGTCGCGCTGTACGTGCTGCTGTCGGTGGTGCCCGCGCTCGGGATGGCGGCGTTCGTCTGGAAGGCCGACGTCACGAAACGCGAGCCACTGGAGTTGGTCGTGGTGACGTTCGCGTTCGGGTTCCTGTTCGCGGGGTTCGCGGCCGTGCTGAACACCGTCTTCTCGGGGCTGTTCCTCGGGTCGGTGACCGCGGACGCGCCGCTGTGGGTGACCGTGCTGGCCCCCGCGCTGTACTACTTCCTCATCGTCGGTCCGGTCGAGGAGACCGTGAAGTGGCTCGCGATTCGGCTGTACGCGTTCCGCAGCGACCGCTTCGACGCGGTGGTCGACGGCGCGGTGTACGGCGCGGTCGCCGGCCTCGGGTTCGCGACCATCGAGAACGCCATCTACATCGGCCGCGAGGTGGTGATGGCCGCCAGCGCCGCGGGCACCACCGCGGCCATCGATGTCGGCCTCCAGACCGCCGCCGTGCGCACGCTGGCGGGCCCCGGCCACGTCATCTACTCGGCGTTCGCGGGCTACTACCTCGGGCTCGCGAAGTTCAACCCCGACGACGCCGGCCCCATCATCGTGAAGGGGCTCGTCATCGCCGCGGTCATCCACGCGACGTACAACACGGTCGTGACGAACCTCGGCATCGTGACGGACACGCTGGGTCTCGCACCAGGCCTGGTGTTCCTCGGGTTCGTCGTCGTCTACGACGGCACGCTGTTCTACGTGCTCTACCGGAAACTCGTGGCGTACCGCGCGGCCTACGAGCGAACCGACGCCGGCCGCTACGACGAGAGCGAACGCGAGCGAACGCGAGAAGACGCGGACTTCCTCGTCAGCGGCCTCGACGACGAAGACAGTAGTTAG